From one [Ruminococcus] lactaris ATCC 29176 genomic stretch:
- a CDS encoding ATP-binding protein: protein MSISIEELNRMNPDSYQIIDIRDETEIGHGAIPGAVAVATEEIEGNEKIDFSKKLVICCSRGKYSVDVAEELSEKGIDAESLEGGYIAWLIDNMKQKEAAEKAGEGSFAKDVEQSLRKKFRKSIWCKFTKAINEYELVKPGDKIAVCISGGKDSMLMAKLFQELKRHNKFDFEVKFLVMDPGYSPANRQVIEENAKRLEIPIEIFESDIFESVYNVEKSPCYLCARMRRGYLYSHAQKMGCNKIALGHHYDDVIETILMGMLYSAQFQTMMPKLHSTNFEGMELIRPLYLVREDAIKAWRDYNDLHFIQCACKFTDTCTTCNNEENQSKRMETKELIARLKKVNPYVEGNIFKSVENVNLDTIVAYKQKGVKHHFLDEYDR, encoded by the coding sequence ATGAGTATTTCAATAGAAGAACTGAACAGGATGAATCCGGACAGTTATCAGATTATTGATATCAGAGATGAGACGGAGATCGGTCACGGAGCGATTCCGGGAGCAGTTGCTGTGGCAACAGAGGAGATTGAGGGAAATGAGAAAATAGATTTCTCCAAAAAGCTGGTGATCTGCTGCAGCAGAGGAAAATACAGTGTAGATGTAGCAGAGGAACTGAGTGAAAAAGGAATCGATGCGGAGAGCCTTGAAGGCGGATATATAGCCTGGCTGATTGACAATATGAAGCAGAAAGAAGCTGCTGAAAAAGCCGGAGAAGGCAGTTTTGCAAAGGACGTAGAGCAGAGCTTAAGGAAGAAATTCCGCAAAAGTATCTGGTGCAAATTCACAAAAGCGATCAATGAATACGAACTGGTGAAGCCGGGAGATAAGATCGCAGTCTGTATTTCCGGTGGAAAAGATTCTATGCTTATGGCAAAGCTTTTCCAGGAGTTAAAGAGACACAATAAGTTTGATTTTGAAGTGAAATTTCTTGTTATGGATCCGGGCTACAGTCCGGCAAACCGACAGGTAATCGAGGAAAATGCGAAAAGACTGGAGATTCCGATCGAGATTTTTGAGTCAGATATTTTTGAATCTGTATACAATGTAGAAAAATCCCCATGTTATTTATGTGCAAGAATGAGGCGTGGTTATCTTTACAGTCATGCACAGAAAATGGGATGCAATAAGATCGCACTGGGACATCATTATGATGATGTGATTGAGACGATCCTGATGGGAATGCTTTATTCCGCACAGTTTCAGACGATGATGCCGAAGCTGCATAGTACAAATTTTGAGGGAATGGAACTGATCCGTCCATTGTATCTCGTCCGGGAAGATGCCATCAAGGCATGGAGAGATTATAATGATCTGCATTTCATTCAGTGTGCATGTAAATTTACAGATACCTGTACGACATGTAATAATGAAGAAAATCAGTCCAAGAGGATGGAGACAAAAGAATTGATCGCAAGACTGAAAAAAGTGAATCCATATGTAGAGGGAAATATTTTCAAGAGTGTGGAGAACGTGAATCTGGATACGATCGTAGCGTATAAGCAAAAGGGAGTGAAACACCATTTCCTGGATGAATATGATCGGTAG
- a CDS encoding ATP-binding protein codes for MNRDTLKQIMIDQKEIYLNNPMIPRHYSLEDNVNYCFVGIRRTGKSYMMYQQIKRLEANGVPLSQIVYVNFEDERLLEMTADDLNTILEIGLEISGTDTKPYLFLDEIQNINGWEKFVRRIADMKYRINITGSNSKMLSSEIASTLGGRFVILNVYPYSFSEYLIANHMEKNYLDAISTKDRADVLNRYNEYVTYGAFPELVEIRNKRTFLNSIYQTVYLGDIITRNKITNDFAVRLILKKIAESITKPLSFNRLTNILKSTGTSIAKQTVINYVGYMTDSYLLFTLQNYAAKLVEKETSPKYYFMDTGPLGLVLLDCKSAQLENLVAIELIRRYGTENVYFFENNVEIDFYVPSEKLAIQVSMQVLDNIDTKERETRAFVKLNNFIPDSKCILITNSEEATLNCDGIEIDVVPVWKWLLEGEGKRK; via the coding sequence ATGAACAGAGATACCCTGAAGCAGATCATGATCGATCAAAAAGAAATTTATCTCAACAATCCTATGATACCAAGACACTATTCACTGGAAGATAATGTAAACTATTGCTTTGTCGGTATCCGGAGAACCGGAAAATCTTATATGATGTATCAACAGATAAAACGGTTGGAAGCAAATGGTGTTCCATTGTCCCAAATTGTTTACGTGAACTTTGAAGATGAACGTCTTCTGGAAATGACAGCAGATGATCTGAATACCATTTTAGAAATCGGACTGGAAATTTCCGGGACAGATACAAAGCCTTATCTGTTTCTTGACGAAATTCAGAATATCAATGGATGGGAGAAGTTTGTCCGCAGAATTGCAGACATGAAATATCGAATTAATATTACTGGAAGCAACAGTAAGATGCTTAGCAGCGAGATAGCTTCTACTTTAGGTGGACGATTTGTAATCCTGAATGTCTATCCATATTCTTTTTCCGAATACCTCATTGCAAATCATATGGAAAAGAATTACCTGGATGCAATCAGTACCAAAGACCGGGCTGACGTCCTGAACCGATATAATGAATATGTAACTTATGGGGCTTTCCCTGAATTAGTCGAAATCAGAAATAAAAGAACTTTTTTGAACAGCATCTATCAGACCGTATACCTTGGAGACATTATCACAAGAAATAAAATTACCAATGACTTTGCTGTGAGACTCATTCTAAAGAAGATCGCTGAATCCATTACAAAACCTCTGTCTTTTAACAGGCTGACGAACATCTTAAAAAGTACCGGAACTTCGATTGCCAAACAGACTGTGATTAATTATGTAGGATATATGACTGATTCTTACCTGCTTTTTACTCTGCAAAATTATGCAGCAAAACTGGTAGAAAAAGAAACTTCTCCCAAATACTATTTTATGGATACCGGTCCCCTTGGACTCGTCCTGCTGGACTGTAAGTCTGCCCAACTGGAAAATCTTGTCGCCATCGAACTGATCAGACGTTACGGTACTGAAAATGTATATTTCTTTGAAAATAATGTCGAAATAGACTTCTACGTTCCATCAGAAAAACTTGCGATCCAGGTCAGTATGCAGGTTCTTGACAATATCGATACCAAAGAACGCGAAACCCGGGCATTTGTTAAGTTAAATAATTTCATACCTGATTCAAAATGTATTCTTATAACCAATAGCGAGGAAGCCACTTTGAATTGCGATGGTATTGAAATCGATGTTGTTCCTGTCTGGAAATGGCTGTTGGAGGGGGAAGGGAAGAGAAAATAA
- a CDS encoding adenine deaminase: MERTKETLKELIRAGRAKVPAHKVIKGGQLVNVMSSEIYPADVAVYNDMIVAVGDVEDYIGPETEIIDATGYYLTPGMIDGHIHSECSKMSITSYAKAVVPRGTTSMISGLDEYISVSGLEGLQEVLAEMKQSPLKVFWGAPYKTPYTIPKSTVAFNFTEEVHKEVQKWPECYGVWETVREFLQEEDEDTLGAIVEASKNRLPVFGCAPMAVGNDLNGYLCGGVRLDHESYTHEEVVEKMRKGMHMLIRESCVTHFLEENIKAVTEVNPAFARRVSFCTDDVTATDILEKGHLDNVVRLAIKAGVEPMTAIQMATINSAEAYRIDHLIGSICPGRIADILFVKSIEEFEVCKVMTNGKMVAEDHKLTYDLKAPARSSVLKGALKCKLTTKEDFEYKTSIQNGEADVLAMDVKGPFVRKRRDVVLQVKDGIVQPDPEQDVAMVSVLERFGRNGNKSLAFCSGWKLKKGAMASSAAPDDNNLVVMGVSAEDMSIAANYVIEQGGGQVVVADGEIVEFLPLPVGGIVSDAEPEEIRAQEEKIDQAARSLGSDLPNPMMYMFFLPITAIPDYAITDVGPVDYVNLTTFEPVLAVREK; encoded by the coding sequence ATGGAAAGGACAAAAGAGACACTCAAAGAACTGATTCGTGCAGGCCGTGCAAAAGTTCCGGCTCACAAAGTGATCAAAGGCGGACAACTGGTAAATGTAATGTCAAGCGAGATCTATCCTGCAGATGTTGCAGTATATAATGATATGATCGTAGCAGTAGGTGATGTAGAAGATTACATTGGACCAGAGACAGAGATCATTGATGCTACAGGATATTATCTGACACCGGGTATGATCGACGGACATATCCACAGTGAGTGCAGCAAGATGAGTATTACAAGTTATGCAAAGGCAGTTGTACCGAGAGGAACAACCAGCATGATCTCAGGACTGGACGAATACATTTCTGTTTCAGGACTGGAGGGACTTCAGGAAGTACTTGCCGAGATGAAGCAGAGTCCGCTGAAAGTGTTCTGGGGTGCTCCTTATAAGACACCATACACGATCCCGAAATCAACCGTTGCATTTAACTTCACAGAAGAAGTTCACAAAGAAGTACAGAAATGGCCGGAGTGCTATGGAGTATGGGAAACGGTACGTGAGTTCCTGCAGGAGGAAGATGAAGATACACTTGGAGCAATCGTAGAAGCTTCTAAGAACCGTCTTCCGGTCTTTGGATGTGCACCAATGGCAGTAGGTAATGATCTGAATGGTTATCTTTGTGGAGGTGTTCGTCTTGACCATGAGAGCTACACACACGAAGAAGTAGTAGAGAAAATGAGAAAGGGAATGCACATGCTGATCCGTGAGTCATGTGTAACACATTTCCTTGAGGAAAATATCAAAGCGGTGACAGAAGTAAATCCAGCTTTTGCAAGAAGAGTCAGCTTCTGTACAGATGACGTAACCGCAACAGATATCCTTGAAAAAGGACATCTTGATAATGTAGTACGTCTTGCGATCAAGGCAGGTGTTGAGCCGATGACAGCCATTCAGATGGCAACGATCAACAGTGCCGAGGCTTACCGTATCGATCATCTGATCGGTTCCATCTGCCCGGGAAGAATCGCAGATATCCTGTTCGTAAAAAGCATTGAAGAATTTGAAGTATGCAAAGTCATGACAAATGGTAAGATGGTAGCGGAAGACCACAAGCTGACTTATGACCTGAAAGCACCGGCAAGAAGCAGCGTATTAAAAGGTGCATTAAAGTGTAAGCTTACGACAAAAGAAGATTTTGAATATAAGACAAGTATCCAGAACGGTGAGGCAGATGTCCTTGCAATGGATGTCAAAGGACCATTTGTCCGCAAGAGAAGAGATGTTGTCCTTCAGGTAAAAGACGGTATCGTACAGCCGGATCCGGAACAGGATGTTGCAATGGTATCCGTACTGGAGCGTTTCGGAAGAAATGGAAATAAATCTCTTGCATTTTGTTCAGGCTGGAAACTGAAAAAAGGAGCAATGGCTTCTTCAGCAGCACCGGATGATAACAACCTGGTTGTTATGGGAGTCAGTGCAGAAGATATGTCTATCGCAGCAAACTATGTGATCGAGCAGGGCGGCGGACAGGTCGTTGTTGCAGATGGCGAGATCGTAGAGTTCCTTCCGCTTCCGGTTGGAGGAATCGTAAGTGATGCTGAACCGGAAGAGATCAGGGCACAGGAAGAAAAGATCGACCAGGCAGCAAGAAGCCTTGGTTCAGATCTGCCGAATCCGATGATGTATATGTTCTTCCTGCCGATTACAGCAATCCCGGATTATGCGATCACAGATGTAGGACCGGTTGATTATGTAAATCTGACAACGTTTGAGCCGGTACTTGCAGTACGTGAAAAGTAA
- the ade gene encoding adenine deaminase gives MKDAATMKAELKKLIDTAAGRIPADLVIKNCKVVNVFSGKIQEGDIAFSGDQIAGIGEYEGKEVIDAEGRYAAPGFIDSHIHIESSYVCPEEIGRLLVPHGGTTIMADPHEIVNVCGIAGLDYMMKAAENTVLDVKYELPSCVPATPWEHSGAVIDAEAMKEPITREGIAGLGEFMNFPGVINAADSDLDKIIVAKREGKFVDGHGPGIAGKDLNAYAAARIAADHECSTVEEMNDRLDRGMYILLRQGSACHNLRTLIKGVTPENSRRCLLCSDDRQPKTILHEGHLDNHLRICVEEGLDAVTAIRMATLNAAECFDLKDRGAIAPGYRADVVLLDDLKDFHVNRVFIQGALVAEEGKYLPEIKRYDISTVKGSVIVKDFSAEKFKMHLKSNKVNVIKILPGGVVTAKDTAEIQLDENGEFVRNPEEDIVKVAVVERHQGTGNVACGFLKGYGIKAGAVALSIAHDSHNIIVVGVSDEEMEFAVNSLIAQEGGMVLVREGKVLESMPMPIAGLMSDQSGEWVDEKLTAIHAKAYEELGIAGDVEPVMTLCFMSLAVIPEVKLTDMGLFDVTTFSFIPVEA, from the coding sequence ATGAAAGATGCAGCAACAATGAAAGCAGAATTAAAAAAACTGATCGACACGGCAGCAGGAAGAATCCCGGCTGACCTTGTTATCAAGAACTGTAAGGTCGTAAATGTATTTTCAGGCAAGATCCAGGAAGGTGATATTGCATTTTCAGGAGATCAGATCGCAGGAATCGGAGAGTACGAAGGAAAAGAAGTGATCGATGCAGAGGGAAGATATGCCGCACCGGGATTTATTGACAGCCATATCCATATCGAGTCTTCCTATGTATGTCCGGAGGAGATCGGACGTCTCCTTGTACCACATGGTGGAACAACGATCATGGCAGATCCACATGAAATCGTAAATGTATGTGGAATCGCAGGTTTGGATTATATGATGAAGGCAGCCGAGAATACAGTGCTGGATGTGAAGTATGAATTACCATCCTGTGTACCGGCAACTCCATGGGAACATTCAGGAGCAGTTATTGATGCAGAGGCAATGAAAGAGCCTATTACAAGAGAAGGAATCGCAGGACTCGGTGAGTTCATGAATTTCCCAGGTGTGATCAATGCAGCAGACAGTGATCTTGATAAGATCATCGTAGCAAAAAGAGAAGGAAAATTCGTTGACGGACATGGACCTGGAATTGCAGGAAAAGACCTGAATGCTTATGCCGCAGCAAGAATTGCAGCAGATCATGAATGCTCTACTGTAGAAGAGATGAATGACCGTCTTGACCGTGGTATGTATATCCTGCTCCGTCAGGGTTCTGCCTGCCATAATCTTCGTACACTGATTAAAGGCGTGACACCTGAGAACAGCAGAAGATGTCTGCTCTGCTCCGATGATCGTCAGCCGAAGACGATCCTTCATGAAGGACATCTTGACAATCATCTGCGTATCTGCGTGGAAGAAGGTCTGGATGCAGTGACAGCGATCCGTATGGCAACGCTGAATGCAGCAGAGTGCTTTGACTTGAAAGACAGAGGAGCCATTGCACCGGGATACCGTGCAGACGTAGTTCTTCTGGATGATCTGAAAGATTTCCATGTGAACCGTGTATTCATCCAGGGTGCGTTGGTCGCAGAGGAAGGAAAGTATCTCCCGGAGATCAAACGTTATGATATCTCCACAGTAAAGGGAAGTGTGATTGTAAAAGATTTCTCAGCAGAGAAATTCAAAATGCATTTAAAATCTAATAAAGTGAATGTCATCAAGATCCTTCCGGGTGGTGTAGTAACTGCCAAAGATACAGCAGAGATCCAACTGGATGAGAATGGTGAATTTGTAAGAAATCCGGAAGAAGATATCGTAAAGGTAGCCGTAGTGGAAAGACACCAGGGAACAGGAAATGTAGCTTGTGGATTCCTGAAAGGTTACGGAATCAAAGCCGGAGCAGTTGCCCTGTCTATCGCTCATGATTCTCACAACATCATTGTTGTCGGAGTCAGTGACGAAGAGATGGAATTTGCGGTGAACAGCCTGATCGCCCAGGAGGGTGGAATGGTTCTTGTAAGAGAAGGAAAAGTACTGGAAAGCATGCCAATGCCGATCGCAGGTCTGATGAGCGACCAGAGCGGAGAATGGGTCGATGAAAAGCTGACAGCGATCCATGCAAAAGCATATGAAGAGCTTGGGATCGCCGGAGATGTAGAGCCGGTTATGACTCTTTGCTTTATGTCTCTTGCAGTAATCCCGGAAGTAAAACTGACAGATATGGGATTATTTGATGTAACGACATTTTCATTTATACCGGTTGAAGCATAA
- a CDS encoding ABC transporter ATP-binding protein encodes MKEPILEMRGITKKFGSVTANKDVDLTLYPGEIHALLGENGAGKSTLMNILNGIYKPNHGKIYYKGKKVSIRSPRHAVDMGIGMVHQHFRLIPTLTAAENVFLYMPDCKLILNKKEMEEQIGKWSSEFHLNVDPSALIWQLSVGEQQRVEIVKLLCRGAEILILDEPSAVLTAQEAKEMFRVLRRMADSGKSVVVISHKMNEVMEFADRITVLKGGEVEDTMPASEATVERLTKAVVGERELKPHKNEGGTCREEVVLKLENLSVKNDRDLMAIKNVSLDIHAGEILGIAGVAGNGQKELAEAVAGLRKVVGGTITIHGEDVTTQGAKARVKKRVGFIPEDRLSMGLVPGMNMEENRILKEFDLPKFSRHHILKKKVIHDTVQEEIKRYDIKTAGDKSPVSLMSGGNQQKLLVAREIGGDPVLLIAVYPSRGLDIGAAEAIHEILLEQCRKGVAVLLISEELDELFQMSDRIGVLCSGEMMAVIDRKEADYDTIGRLMSGEHYEK; translated from the coding sequence ATGAAAGAACCTATTCTTGAAATGCGTGGGATCACAAAGAAATTCGGAAGTGTGACCGCCAACAAAGATGTAGATCTGACACTGTATCCCGGGGAGATTCATGCACTCCTCGGGGAAAATGGTGCAGGTAAAAGTACCCTGATGAATATTTTGAATGGAATCTACAAGCCGAACCATGGAAAAATCTATTATAAAGGCAAGAAAGTTTCCATTCGTTCACCGAGGCATGCAGTCGATATGGGAATCGGAATGGTACATCAGCATTTCCGCCTGATCCCGACTCTGACGGCAGCAGAAAATGTATTTCTGTATATGCCGGACTGTAAGCTGATCCTCAATAAAAAAGAAATGGAAGAACAGATCGGAAAATGGTCTTCTGAGTTTCATCTGAATGTAGACCCGTCTGCGTTGATCTGGCAGTTGTCTGTCGGAGAGCAGCAGAGAGTTGAAATCGTCAAACTGCTCTGTCGTGGGGCAGAGATCCTGATTCTTGATGAGCCGTCCGCAGTTCTGACCGCACAGGAAGCAAAGGAAATGTTCCGTGTGCTGCGTCGGATGGCAGACAGTGGAAAGAGCGTAGTGGTTATTTCCCATAAAATGAATGAAGTTATGGAATTTGCTGACCGCATCACCGTATTAAAAGGCGGTGAGGTGGAAGATACCATGCCGGCATCAGAAGCAACTGTAGAACGCCTGACAAAAGCAGTTGTAGGAGAACGTGAATTAAAGCCTCATAAAAATGAAGGTGGCACATGCAGAGAGGAAGTTGTACTGAAATTGGAAAATCTGTCTGTAAAAAATGACAGAGATCTGATGGCAATCAAAAATGTGTCACTGGATATCCATGCAGGAGAAATTCTTGGAATCGCAGGGGTTGCAGGAAATGGTCAGAAAGAACTGGCAGAGGCTGTTGCCGGACTGAGAAAAGTAGTAGGCGGAACCATCACCATTCACGGGGAAGACGTGACAACACAGGGTGCAAAAGCACGCGTGAAGAAAAGAGTAGGCTTCATTCCGGAAGACAGACTGAGCATGGGACTGGTTCCGGGAATGAATATGGAAGAAAACCGTATTCTGAAAGAATTTGATCTGCCGAAATTCAGCAGACATCATATTTTAAAGAAAAAAGTGATCCACGATACCGTACAGGAAGAAATTAAACGGTACGATATCAAGACTGCCGGAGATAAAAGTCCGGTGTCCCTGATGTCAGGAGGAAATCAGCAGAAGCTGTTAGTTGCGAGAGAAATCGGAGGAGATCCGGTTCTTCTGATCGCAGTCTATCCGTCAAGAGGACTGGATATCGGTGCGGCAGAAGCCATTCATGAGATTCTTCTGGAACAGTGCAGGAAAGGTGTTGCTGTGCTTCTTATTTCAGAGGAACTGGATGAACTGTTTCAGATGTCGGACCGGATCGGAGTACTCTGTTCCGGTGAGATGATGGCAGTCATCGACCGCAAAGAAGCAGATTACGATACGATAGGAAGGCTGATGTCAGGTGAACACTATGAGAAATAA
- a CDS encoding ABC transporter permease — protein MRNKLRLEKRESVSTIRIVLTSILFTLIAFAFCGIIIASVGFNPLEVYGKMLNKVFLSGKGIRKMFNASLPLMFCGLGVALTFKMNLNNIGAEGQYAMGAIFGGAFVLYGPEIRGIGGGIILAVMCFLGGAFWALLCAIPKAYWNVNESITTLMLNYIALIILSYLVLGPWKMPGQNVGQTKRIPVGLEIPEINGISAGIILGIVAAVVIFLAYKYTTDGYQLSVIRSSQNSARYAGINIKRNIILALVISGGLAGLAGYVQYAGVSHRIMEQMPNNAGYTGIVIAYLSRLNPLVIVIVSILFAGLQNSSATVQILGVPTQIATMIQGAVMIFVIAGDFFQRYKIVVNKEVKA, from the coding sequence ATGAGAAATAAACTACGTTTAGAAAAAAGAGAATCAGTAAGTACGATTCGTATCGTACTTACGTCCATCCTTTTTACATTGATCGCATTTGCATTTTGTGGAATTATCATTGCATCAGTAGGGTTCAATCCGCTGGAAGTTTACGGGAAGATGCTCAATAAAGTATTCCTTTCAGGAAAAGGAATCCGCAAAATGTTCAATGCCAGCCTGCCACTGATGTTCTGCGGACTTGGTGTGGCACTGACGTTTAAAATGAATCTGAATAATATCGGTGCAGAAGGACAGTATGCCATGGGAGCGATTTTCGGTGGAGCTTTTGTACTTTACGGACCAGAGATCCGTGGAATCGGAGGAGGAATCATCCTGGCAGTGATGTGTTTCCTCGGAGGAGCATTCTGGGCCTTGCTCTGTGCGATCCCGAAAGCATACTGGAATGTAAATGAGAGTATTACAACTCTGATGCTCAACTACATTGCGCTGATTATCTTAAGTTACCTTGTTCTTGGTCCATGGAAAATGCCGGGACAGAATGTAGGTCAGACGAAGAGGATCCCGGTTGGACTTGAGATCCCTGAGATCAATGGAATCAGTGCCGGAATCATTCTTGGAATCGTGGCAGCGGTTGTAATCTTCCTTGCATATAAGTATACAACAGACGGATATCAGTTATCAGTGATCCGCAGCAGTCAGAACTCTGCAAGATATGCCGGAATCAATATTAAAAGAAATATCATTCTTGCACTGGTGATCAGTGGAGGACTTGCCGGACTTGCCGGCTATGTACAGTATGCGGGAGTTTCACACCGCATCATGGAGCAGATGCCGAACAATGCCGGATATACCGGAATCGTCATCGCTTATCTGAGCCGCCTGAATCCGCTGGTGATCGTGATCGTGTCAATTTTATTTGCGGGACTGCAGAACAGCAGTGCTACGGTGCAGATCCTGGGTGTGCCGACGCAGATCGCGACAATGATCCAGGGAGCAGTTATGATCTTTGTGATTGCGGGAGATTTCTTCCAGCGTTATAAGATTGTTGTAAATAAGGAGGTGAAAGCATGA
- a CDS encoding ABC transporter permease, whose protein sequence is MIALIISLCSGAIVYAVSVMYAGIGETFSERAGIMNLGVEGVMLMGAVSGYITAVHTQNLFLSFLVVLLTGAALGLAFAFLTVTLQSDQTVCGMAMLIFGTGLSGFIGKDVSGVAANLKFEKIAIPVLSKIPVLGDIFFKQNLLTYAMYFIIPLSMFYIYRTRYGLKLRALGENPAALDAAGENVFAMRYGYIIFGCMMMSISGACVSLANTNFWNSGMTAGKGWIAFALVAFSSWNPVMLMWGALLFGFISCLGSNLQIYLPSVPTEVYSMLPYIATVIVFILSTGNFRKKHTAEPAALAKPYDRESR, encoded by the coding sequence ATGATCGCATTAATCATTTCATTATGTTCGGGAGCAATCGTCTATGCAGTTTCCGTCATGTATGCCGGGATCGGTGAAACCTTCTCAGAGCGTGCAGGTATCATGAATCTTGGCGTTGAAGGGGTGATGCTGATGGGAGCAGTCAGTGGTTATATCACTGCAGTTCACACACAGAATCTGTTTTTATCATTTCTGGTCGTGCTTTTGACCGGAGCTGCATTAGGTCTTGCATTTGCATTCCTTACCGTAACGCTGCAGTCAGATCAGACTGTATGTGGTATGGCAATGCTGATATTTGGAACAGGATTGAGTGGATTTATTGGAAAAGATGTTTCCGGTGTGGCTGCCAATCTGAAGTTTGAAAAGATCGCAATTCCTGTACTTTCTAAGATTCCTGTGCTTGGAGATATTTTCTTTAAACAGAATCTTCTGACATATGCAATGTACTTTATCATTCCATTATCTATGTTCTATATTTACAGGACAAGATATGGACTGAAGCTGCGTGCGTTGGGGGAAAATCCGGCAGCACTGGACGCAGCGGGAGAAAATGTATTTGCGATGCGTTATGGTTATATCATCTTCGGATGCATGATGATGTCGATCAGCGGGGCGTGCGTTTCGCTGGCAAATACAAACTTCTGGAACAGCGGAATGACAGCCGGAAAAGGCTGGATCGCATTTGCACTGGTTGCATTTTCATCCTGGAATCCGGTCATGCTGATGTGGGGAGCATTGCTCTTCGGATTTATCAGTTGTCTCGGAAGTAATCTGCAGATTTATCTGCCGTCTGTTCCAACGGAGGTATACAGTATGCTTCCGTACATTGCAACTGTGATCGTATTTATACTTTCAACAGGAAACTTCAGAAAGAAGCATACCGCAGAGCCGGCAGCTCTTGCAAAACCTTATGATCGTGAAAGCCGGTAA
- a CDS encoding BMP family ABC transporter substrate-binding protein: MKKKLLSLLMVTALTASLVAGCGSNGDSKDKSSGSDRETKDVSELVIGEIEYSVIDDGGWAQSMHEGLVKACEDLGIDTKTNLLTMEEISEEDTSLIESTVEELVDEGADIIFGCSAGYSAILAELQQEYPDVIFAQQSNDVYDNIIEFQIRGYEGDFLTGYLSALMNEGSNQLGFCASMDEASVRTAINAYALGAKYANPDAKVQVLWADSWYDLDVESQNAKTLIDNGIKYMGMEASSPAVPQTCEENGAFCIGYNVDMQASAPKAVLTSFVWNWAPIFEDIMKKTADGTIDISANYYEGGECAALAPFNKDLVPQEIQDKVEELREKINNGDVQVYAGELKDDQGNVLVKDGEVMSDDDILAQDFFVDNVIGGKK; this comes from the coding sequence ATGAAAAAGAAATTACTTAGCTTATTAATGGTAACAGCCCTGACAGCAAGTCTTGTGGCAGGATGTGGATCTAATGGAGATTCAAAAGATAAATCATCCGGTTCAGACAGAGAAACCAAAGATGTATCGGAGCTGGTGATCGGTGAGATCGAATATTCCGTTATTGATGATGGCGGCTGGGCTCAGTCTATGCATGAAGGTCTTGTAAAAGCCTGTGAGGATCTTGGAATCGATACAAAGACAAATCTTCTGACAATGGAAGAGATCTCAGAGGAAGATACATCCCTGATCGAGTCTACAGTGGAAGAGCTTGTAGATGAAGGTGCAGACATTATCTTCGGATGTTCTGCGGGATATTCGGCAATCCTTGCAGAGCTTCAGCAGGAATACCCGGATGTTATCTTTGCACAGCAGAGTAACGATGTTTATGATAACATCATTGAGTTCCAGATCCGTGGATATGAGGGAGATTTCCTGACAGGTTACTTATCAGCACTGATGAATGAAGGATCTAATCAGCTTGGCTTCTGTGCAAGTATGGATGAGGCATCTGTCCGTACAGCAATCAATGCTTATGCACTTGGCGCAAAATATGCAAATCCGGATGCCAAAGTTCAGGTACTCTGGGCTGACAGTTGGTATGATCTTGATGTAGAATCTCAGAATGCCAAGACACTGATTGACAATGGAATCAAATATATGGGAATGGAAGCTTCTTCACCTGCTGTTCCGCAGACCTGTGAAGAGAATGGTGCATTCTGTATCGGTTATAACGTAGATATGCAGGCATCAGCTCCGAAGGCAGTTCTTACATCTTTTGTATGGAACTGGGCTCCGATCTTTGAGGATATCATGAAAAAGACAGCAGATGGAACAATCGATATTTCAGCAAACTATTATGAAGGAGGCGAGTGTGCTGCACTGGCTCCGTTCAATAAAGACCTTGTTCCACAGGAAATCCAGGATAAAGTTGAAGAACTCCGTGAGAAGATCAACAATGGTGACGTACAGGTTTATGCCGGAGAACTGAAAGACGATCAGGGAAATGTACTTGTAAAAGACGGAGAAGTAATGTCTGATGATGATATCCTTGCACAGGACTTCTTTGTAGATAATGTTATCGGTGGAAAGAAATAA